The Salvia splendens isolate huo1 chromosome 20, SspV2, whole genome shotgun sequence nucleotide sequence TACTCTTTCACTcctccaaaaccaaaaccaaaaccaaatgaGACCTTAACATCATTAACGAAGAGCACTTTCAATATCAAAAAATTAGAATCATGAATTCcgataaaaaaattactatcaAACACTAAAGCAAATGAGACCTTATCATCATCAACGGAGAGCATTTTCATCAAATCTAGTTAACATTCTTAGCTTCTCTCAAACATAAGAGAGGcattttatcaaacacctcGGGCGCTTTACTTAAATAAAAGCCTAATCCCCTAAAATCAGAGGAGATATTGCAAAATGCACATAAAAACTAAGTGAACaaacataacataaaaatgGATAAGGTTTCAATTCACCTGGAAATTGCGCTGGAAGCTGTAGCGAAGTTCAGGGTCGATTTCAGTGAGAGAATCCTCCCCAACGGCGTCGTTTTTGGAACCGAAAGTCTTCTTGCCGGGGACGTGCATTTTGGGTGTTGCACCGGGCTGTGACGTCACCTTCAACTTAGCGTCCTTGAATTTGTCGTCTTCTTGTGGGCCCATCCTCCATGGCGCTGATGACAGCAGCTCTTTCTTCTTTTGCGCCATGATTGCGATTGATTACAGCTGTTCGTTTCTTTGGTTTGTGCAGTCGCgaatttgaagaagaagaaagaagataaAACCAAGAGTGGATAGAATAGTAGGGGGGGTTATACGACGATGTTTAGGCATCAATAACCTCGTCCCGGTTTCAGACCCTAAGTCCCCttcacgtcatcattcctctacagttgcggcccaggccccaactgctctaaccctgcaggccacaactaataaatgacattattcacaacttcaacatatttaactcgtaaatgcaattcgttgaacaattgaaaccgggaaaatACATTGGTattgttcattagaaattaacattacatttcctagacgaagcaaattaaaaatactagaaacccgggccacaactacaacttcttcatttgggcacgaaggtaggcgatcatctcacggtgcaactcgagatCGAACTCCAACATcgtcgaggtatccctcgatgtcaactccgtcagctggctcatctgCCATGTAATACTCATCTCCGACAAAGAgtcggacatcttatccagagacggattgatcggcggtggcaccatggcggagttgctcgcagttgccttcccctttgctttcctctttgccgcctttgttcccatcgggcggctctgaatgctaggagaggagccgaagacgtcgtcgtccgtcacgttgaagtcgatcgtcggacctccttcgctcgaagagtagtttccggaggcggaaactttggttctcttcgccgccccagTTGCCGTCGGCTCGGCACCGCTGGTGAACTccgggctcttctcgacgagcttccaaacgtcgaagtacttgaaggccTTCTTCGCGTCAGCGAAGAACGCCTCCTACGCCTTCTCGACGAGGTAcgcctcgctgtgcccgctcagccacatccggactacgttggcccactttccattccacttgctcatatccgcctggacccgaccccaatgcttgcgcagcttcacgtagctacgctcgatcgaCCCTTTAGGACGCCCAGCGTTATACCTCTCagcaatccgctcccagaaAACCTTGCCGgactgctggttgccgatgataggatcctcggcgacgtcgatgtagttcctcgcaagccacattgtctcttgcagactgtacttcttcggcccatcctcctcgcCGACCTTGCTCTTGCCCCGCccttgagcgggctccatctcactgatCTCGAACTCTTCGGTGTTGACCAGCGATGTTACGTCGgcgttgctaccgactcccggactaggcgtcggctgcgatggtggcgacgccggcatgtaccaattgttcgagttaacgaactcGTCCATCTGACGTTCATCGttgttgaaccaatccattgacGCTGAAACAAAGTGTATAATAGAGGATTGAAATGGATAATGCACGTTAGAATGATGCAAACAAGTCTCGTATTTATAgccaaaaaatcgaaaaaaaatataatttttggggacttgcggcccggcccgaagagcatgtaacgctgggccgggactcgcgggATGCGGCTCGTCCCCGATTAACGCTGGCCAGGCCGGGCCGCGGAACCGTCACCGGGCCGCAAATGCGGCCCCGGGACtggcctgggccgtgactccCCTCCGATTAACGCTTgtgacgggccgggactcgcgatttgtgGCCCGGCCCAGTGCGTTActgatgctcttagagcatcggTAATGCTACGGGCCGGGCcacaaatcgcgagtcccggcccatcCCACGCGTTAAACGGGAGAGCGTCATGAcctgggccggtcccggggccacATTCCCGGCCTGGTGACCTTCCCGCGGCCCGGCCCAGCCACGCGTTAAATGGTGCGGGACGTGACGCAATGCGGCCCGGCCCAGGGTTATTTCGTTTTTGGGTCGGGCCGCAactgatttttgtttttttttttaaattcgaatttttttatataaatactcctccattcctccattttcatacacattcaacttcatttcaacttcaaatctcttcctagaatttgaaaaaaatgcCTCCTCGTCAAAGATTATTCGAATCTCAAATGTCCCGGTTGTTAGCAGAGGCGgtaccggcaatccaagaagaaatcaacaacgaagtagaacgctaccaagctgctattcaagcttggaacgaacaacaaatccgggtaccacgtactcggatgtatattcaccgagaccgtcaacaagctgccttgcggcttttcacggattatttctctagagatccgtgatggagtgatcagatgttccgtcgccggttccggatgTGGAGGCCTCGGGCAGtcgtcgaagcattcaaggatacatacttgagaaagccaacgaccgacgacgttaggaagctggtcgacatgcacgagcgggcccacggcttcccggggatgcttggaagcacgattgtatgcactggcagtggaagaattgtccaacggcttggagaggacaatacactagcgggcacaagggcacacatcccacgattgtgttggaggccgttg carries:
- the LOC121781050 gene encoding uncharacterized protein LOC121781050, which translates into the protein MAQKKKELLSSAPWRMGPQEDDKFKDAKLKVTSQPGATPKMHVPGKKTFGSKNDAVGEDSLTEIDPELRYSFQRNFQFLQNVFSIDTIVKPLPPSMAYNVSRNLSFFTRIFTQFFDPDGIADAQKSLGLGQEEKARKVR